The genomic interval GACTAATGCGTTCTATCAACCGACGGCATTCTGGTGAGCACTACTTTAGTCTTCTGGGGCATCAAGtcgacagaagagaagctgcatgtattaAACTATAGTTGACAAATGGCCTTCCTAAAATAATTAAGCAGAAACTGGTCTAAATTGGTGGTGAAAGTAGCCATTAAGGTTAATTATGGTGGATCAAACTGCACAGGTAGgctttgatttgtttgacagaCATCACACACCCACGATATGCAAAACGGAGCCTGCAAAAACAGGATTGAGATGTTTATATGCCACCATATCCAAGCAGCATATACCAAAACTAGGGTACAAGCTTTTTCAGGTTATTGTTAACGGCATATGTTTAAATGTCACAGAACAAAAACTGGAAATATGTGTGCATGTAAATGTGTTCAGCGGCTATAACAGAACAAAACTTTTTGTTTTTCAAACAGAATTTGAACAACCAGTagcgaagaaaaaatatatacacatttgAAATCCAGAAGATTAGTAACTGAACCACATTCCCTTTTACTACAAATTGCACTGGCAACCAACACTGTTCTCAACCAGCAAGCCAAAAGGTAGACATTAACCACACAGTATTTCAAACACAGGAAATGCACTAAAGTGTTTAATATTTTATCATTCAAGTAATGCAGGGTAGCATGAGCAGCAGCAACTCCCTGGCGGAAGCAAAAGCATACAGTGGAAACTAAAAGAAAGTGTCAGCAACTCAGAATTGTCATCCAAAGGAAAGATCCACCATTAGAATTATGTTGATTAGTATGAAGGATTTCAAAATCAGAAAGCCAAGTTCAGATGAGTAAAAGTTGTCCCTTTAATAACAGGTTGCGAGTTTTTAGCAGGTGGGGATATGCTTGGTTCAGATGCCAAACGTCACTATGGTCCTTGAGAGCATCTCCGCtatcaaaaatgtctaaactccCCAGGGGTGTAGCAAGTTTGGGAGTAGACAGCTTTGCCATTCTCATAAAACCAATATGTAACTATATTGGGATCAGAACTGACTGTTCAATGATACTGCCTTAATGCTACTGGAGCTGACACATTGAGTGCTTTCATTGTCACCGTCAGACCCAAAATCCTGAGAAACATCACTGCTGCTAAAATCCATGTTGCTTGAGGAGTTGGCCCTCCTGTTCAAGCCCTGTCGCTTCTGCCGAGGCATTTGAACCAGATTACGCACTTGATGAGGCACGGGATCCAATTTCTTCACCTAAGATATTTTGGCTTGCCGAGGCATTATGGGTGGCCGCTTGCGCGGCACTGTGGCCGGATGCTTCCGCTGCCGAGGCACCGTGGCCGGTTGCTTCGCCTAAGGTATTTGGGCCAGTCGTGACGCTTGCTGAGGCATTATGGGTGGCTGCTTCTGCTGAGGCACGGGAGCCAGTTGCGTCACCCGAGGTATTTGGGGCAGTCGTGACGCCTGATGAAGCACTGTGGCCAGTTGCTTCAGCTAAGGTATTTGGGCCAGTCGTGACACTTGATGAAGCATTGTGGGTGGCTGCTTCTGCTGCTGAGGCACGAGATCTGGATGCTCCACCTAAAGTATTTTGGCCAGTTGCCACACTTGCTGAGGCATTTTGGGTGGCTGCTTCTGCTGAGGCACGGGAGTCGGATGCTTCACCCAAGGTATTTGGGACAGTCGTGATGCTTGATGAAGCATTGTGGCCAGTTGTTTCACCTAAGGGATTAGGGCCAGTTGCAACACTTGCCGAGGCATTGTGGGTGGCCGATTCCGCTGCTGAAGCATTATGGGTGGCCGCTTGCGCGGCACTGTGGCCAGTTGCTTCCGCTGCCGAGGCACCCTGGCCAGCTGCTTCACCGAAGGTATTTGGGCCAGTCGTGGCACTTGAGGAATTGTGGGTGGCTGCTTCTGCTGCTGAGGCACGGGATCCGGTTGCTCCACCTGCCGAGGCACGGGAGCCGGTAGGTTCCACTGCATTGTGGCCGGTTCCTTTTAATTTATTTTGGGGAATATATCTATAATTACCTACGAAAGAAAAGAACGTTTCAAATCGTAAAATGCCAGCATTTGAAGTTCTGGGATTTATACAGTGTTATTtttaactagaaaagcaaacggctctgggaaacaaataataacgtcagctagggaaccagccagctaacagttcacttagcttgaaatgaaaccactttgtcaaaattagaaatgtgtcatatctgaaaatgtagctagctaatgctacACTATAAACATGCATCATGGACGCGTCTCCCTGTTAGGAATGCCATACCACGGTTGCAcggtttgaagatgtaatccggagacaggggTTTTGTCCacctctttagctatcatactctaactCCACTGATAttaaaacttgatcctccagaaaacagagagcaacacttatgcagctccaatatacaaaacatttttttttaagcaGCGTTccacaggattaccaacacagactgacgagctcaaatagacagacggcttcaatatggcagaccaatccgaactcctctgTATGTCcatcccactcattatctcagacaATCATGGCTAGTGAGAAGTTTGCTTACTATTACTGTGGCTTAACCAGCAAggtaatttaacaattgtttttgtatttacagGTGACATACATGTTTGTTATTAAggtacatgaaagttcacatgttcgagaaggaatttctgccaaaaaaacgcATTTAGatttttacgttcaaacggctctcctgtgaagtcgtcaCTTgcaacatacacctagtttcctgaatcgagtcacatgtgttatttcatagttttgatgtcttcactattattctacaatgtagaaaatagtaaaattaaagaacccttgaatgagtaagtgtgtccaaatgCGAGTGCTACTGCATGGTAGACAAGAGATTGTCCGAGAACACagaatttattttttttacatgaaaGCAGACCATTGAATGCATATACAATTTCGTCCCGTGTCATGAGTCTTTGGCCAAACAGGCAGTCGACTACAGCAGGCAAATGTGTTCATTTGTGTCAATGTTTGTGAATGAGTTCCATGTGACACATTATGCTAGCTAAGCTTCCCTGCTAGTGCCTTGCCGGCTTCATCATTGGAACTTAATAAACCCATTTAAGGGCTGAATTCTCATActaagcagttagattaataaTTGGTTAAGAAAAATGTACAAGTTTAAGACAGTCTGTACAGAATATATTGTTAATTGATAGGTTAAACCATTCCAGGCATCGTAAAATCAAATACACTGGATCCATTCTATAGGAGCCTGTGGTACAATAAATGGATGAGGAGGAATGGGCTACAGGTGAAGAGTATTGAGGCACGTCAATGTAAAAGGCCCCATCAAAATCGTGTTGAAGCTAGAACGTTTTgaatgggctgcgtctcaatccactgcatccaccTGTCGCATCTGCGGTGGACAGGGGCCGAGCTACAGTGGTGTTGGTCAGACACCCCAAAAAGCAGTCTATAAACATCTATAGCGtcagaacggtttggcctacaaactatgaCCATTATGGAAAATTGACTCCCGAACATAGTTACGTTTCCCTCTGACCCCACAATTGTAAGAcgcatctgaaggtaacccatacaaacagaAGTATGGAGGTAGATGTGCCAACAGGGGTTTAAGTGACCAAAATAACATTTGAGCCATCACCTAGATATGGAACAGACACTGCTAAACTGATTTGACTTTGCCATGTGGCGTGGGCTATAGTATAAGGCAAAATACAAGTTTTAAACCAAAAGGTCACTCAATTCTAATAGCTAAATGAGCCATGGTCTGACCATCTAAAACCAGTTCCCTGTATGTTAAATTACTCACCAACAGCTTAGACTGAGGTTGAAGACCGTCTCACTGTATACAATGCATGCCTACATCTAAAGTACGAACATATGAGGAATGTCTGACAAATCACCCCTTGACAAATGCTTTCATGTAGAcccaagcttttattttgaacaaCCAGTAGCGAAGGTGAAAAGATTTGAAAAACCAAAGAATTAACTGAACAGTAGTCATTTTTACTACAGACTGCACACCACCTGTTCTCAGCAAGCATTGGACATGAGAACCAATATCTCAGAGACAAGGCATTTTTTAAAGTAAAATTGTTTATGGATTCCAGCATGCTAGAGCAGCAAGAGCACCAGCAACTTCCTGGTTGAAACAAAAGCAGAAAGAACTGCAGTGTCAGCAACACAGAATGTTAAGTAACCAATGTCAAAAACAATTCTCACCATTAGAGCTTCTAGAGGATGAATCCATTACATTTTCCTGTTGATAGATATGGTTAGTACAAAGGACTTCAAATTCAGAGCAAAGTTCAGACCAGGTTAAAGTTATCCATTACCTTGCAGAAAGCTTCACTAGTGGTGGATATATGCTTGGTGCACCAATGCCAACATAACTGTCCTTGGGAGCATTTCCACTGTCAACAGGCATAGCCTCCCTAGGAGTGTAGCGGGTTTGGGAGAAGACAGTTCTGCCATTCTTGTAGTGCGATTCGGAACGGTAGGAATAGATTGGGATGACACCCGACTGTTCAACAATGCTGGCCTGAGAACTAGCAGAGGGACTATCTTCAGTGCTCTCGTAGTGCTTCTGCTGAGACATTGGGGCCAGTTGTTTCTGTGGCATTTGAGCTACATGCCATAATTGCTGAGGCATGGGGGTCAGTTGCTGCTGTGGCACGGCAGTGTGTTGCTTCCGCTGCTGGGATCTTTGAGCTGGATTCCTCACTTGCTGGTGTATGGTGGCCAGTTGGTTCTGCTGCGGTTCAGCAGCCGGTTGCTTCTGCGGTATTTGACCTGGTTGGCACTCTTGCTGAGGCATGTCGGTCAGTTGCTTCTGCGGTAGAGGCGTGGAGGCCGGTTGCTTCTGCTGCTGGGGAaattgagctggatgccacacttgctgatGCGTCTGCGGCATGGCGGTCAGTGCAGCGACTTGTTGCTTATGGACCATTCTACCTGGATACCACACGTCGTGAGGCTTCTGCGCCAAATGCCACACTTGCTGAAGCATGGCAGCCGGTTGCTTATGCTGCTGGGGCATTTGAGCGGATTGCCACAGTTGTTGGGGTATGGCAGTCAGTTCCTTCTGCGGTAGATGCATAGGGGCTGGTTGCTTCTGCTCCTGGGGAaattgagctggatgccacacttgctggggtgGCTGGGGCATGGCGGTCGATTGAATTTGCTGCTGAGGTTCAGTAGCTGGTTGATTTTGCTGCTgatgcatttgagctggatgccacacttgctggggtATAGCTGTTGGTTGTTCCTGCAGTATAGGCTTTGGGGTCAGTTGCTGCTGGGGCATTTGGGCTGGATACATCTCTTGCTGGGGCATAGTGGTCAGTTGCTTCTGCGGTTGAGGCATTGGGGCTGGTTGCTTCTGCTGCATGGTGGCCAGTTGTTTCTGCTGCTGGGGCATTTGAGATGGATACCATGCTTGCTGGAGTATAGCTGTTGGTTGTTCCTGCAGTATAGGCATTGGGGTCAGTTGCTGctggggcatttgagctggatacATCTCTTGCTGGGGCATAGTGGTCAGTTGCTTCTGCGGCAGAAGCATGGAGGCCAGATGCTTctggggcatttgagctggagACCACACTTGCTGGGCCAAGGCGGTCAGTTGCTTCTGCTGCTGAGGTTCAGCGGTTGGTTGCTTctggggcatttgagctggataccACATTTGCTGAGGTTGCTGGGGTATGGCGGTCAGTTCCTTCTGCGGTAAAAGCATTAGGGCTGGTTGCTTCTGCTGCTGGGGattttgagctggatgccactcTTGCTGAGGCATGGCGGTCAGTTCCTTCTGCGGCAGAGGCATGGAGGCCAGATACTTCTGGGGCATTTGAGCTGAATACCTCACTTGCTGGGGTATGTTGGCCGGTTCCTGTTGCTGCTGGGGCATGTGCACAGGATGCAACTCTTCCCACGTTATGGTGGCCGGTTCCTTCTGCTGCTGGGGACATTGAGCTGAGGTCCACACTTGCTGGGCCAAAACGTTAGGTTGCTTctggggcatttgagctggataccACACTTGCCGAGGTTGCTGGGGTATGGCAGTCAGTTCCTTCTGCGGTAAAGGCATTGGGGCTGGTTGCTTTTGCTCCTGGGGAAATTGCGCTGGATGCCACACTTCCTGAGGTAGCTGGGGCATGGCGGTAGGTTCAATTTTCTGCTGAGGTTCAGCGGCCGGTTGCTTCTGCAGCTGGGGTTTTTGAGCTGGATACCATGCTTGCTGGGGCATGGCGGTCGGTTGCTGCTGTGGTATGGTGGCCGGTTTCTGTTGCTGCTGGGGCATGTGCACAGGATGCAACTCCTGCTGCTGAGGTTCAGCAGCCGGTTGCTTGTGCAGctggggcatttgagctggagACCACACTTGCTGTGCCAAGGCGGTCAGTTGCTTCTGCTGCTGAGGTTCAGCGGTTGGTTGCTTctggggcatttgagctggataccACATTTGCTGAGGTTGCTGGGGTATGGCGGTCAGTTCCTTCTGCGGTAAAAGCATTAGGGCTGGTTGCTTCTGGGGattttgagctggatgccactcTTGCTGAGGCATGGTGGCTTGCTTCTGGACCATTTTAGCTGGATACCACACGTCATGAGGCTGCTTGGGAATAGGGGCCGGTTGCCACACTTGCTGAAGCATGGCAGCCGGTTGCTTATTCTGCTGGGGCATTTGAGCGGATTGCCACAGGTGTGGTGGAATGGCGGTCAGTTCATTCTGCAGTTGACGCATAGGGACTGGTTGCTCCTGGGGAaattgagctggatgccacacttgctgagGCTGGAGCATGGCGGTCAGTTCAATCTGCTGCAGAGGTTCAGCGGCCAGTTGCTTCCGCTGCTGGGGCTTTTGAGCTGGATTCCACACTTGCTGGGGTATGGCAGTCAGTTTCTTCAgcagcatttgagctggatgcaaCACTTGCTGAGGTTGCTGGGTTAAGACGGCCGGTTCTTTCTGCTGGTGAGGTTCAGTAGCTGGTTGCTTTTGCTGCTGGGGCaattgagctggatgccacacttgctggtgCATGGTGGCCGGTTGCTTCTGCGGTGGAGGCATTGGGGCTGGTTGCTTCTGGGGCATGGTGGTCAGTTCCTTCTGCTGCTGAGGACCAGTAGCTGGTTGCTTTTGCTGCTGGGGAATTTGAACTGTATACCACACTTGCTGAGGTAGCTGGGGTATGGAGGCCTGTTCCTTCTGATGCTGAAGTACAGTAGCTGGTTGATTCCAGGGTATTTGAGCTGGATACAACACTGCTTGAGGCTGCTTAGGATAACTGGCCGGTAGAGTCTGCTGTTGGATCATGGCGGCCGGTTGTTTTTCCTGCTGGGGCATTTGAACTGGATACCACATTTTCTGAGGTCCCTGGGGCATGGGGGCTAGTTGCTTTTGCAGGATGGCGGCCAGATGTTTCTGTTGCTCTTCGGTCAGCTGCGCTTCTAAGGGAGCTGTTGGAGAGTTGTAATTACCATATCCTTTAGACCTAAGTGAGCCTGCATCAAGCCATGCTGCATGAGAACCTGGTGCAGAATACCCATCACCTAGGTTAGAAGAAAGTAAAGTAAGATCCCAGCCTTTGAAGTTATTGGATCAACACTGTTACTTGAAATTAATGTGTAGAAACTCACTTGATGTAGAACAGGTTATCCCGCCAATTAGCAGGCAACAAAGCCAAAAAACTCTTTAAAAAAGAAAGTCTGTTAAAAACAAAGCTACCTGTAACACCTGAAGGACAAGGGAAACTAGATCAATACTTTAAAAACCTACCTGAAAGCGATTCCAATCATCACGGCCATTTTGCGTCTCAAAACCTCCCCAGTAATCAGAACTAATGGCCGGTATAAGCCCTAGCATAATATCCCTTTTGCTGTATCTGGCAGGCTTTTTGGTTGCTCCTTTTAAACAAATCCCAGACCCTTCTAATGTCATTGGCTAATTAAGGACAGCTGTAAGCCCCTGAACTACATTTGATTCCTAATTCCAAATTGACCCCTAAATCCTACACCCTGGCCTAAACACTTCTGTGAATCAGAAATGATTGAATAGGTTTAAGCAATATGGCCACAATTGCATCCAGCCTATCAGAAGGCAAGGTGAAGCAATTACCATATTGCTTTAACCTATCTGATCGTTTCAAATGCCCATAAGTGACTAAGTGATaggtgtaggggctaggggttgatttggaatGCAGTAATTTACTCAGGTGTGGTTGATTCTCTAATTGAGTTCCTGACAGGTTAAGGCCACTAATTACTCCCCTCACCTACAgtagttgtctaggtcttaattgaaaggaaaaaacaaaaacctacagacactaggccctccatggaatgagtttgacacccctgctctaaagtaggAAACACATTTTGTCTTGGCACTTCATTGATCGGTTTAAATTATTGCTTGTACAAAATTCACTTGGTTCATTTGAAGATTAGAGGCTATATGAGCAGTTAGGCAACATTATTTTACACAGCCTTCTTTTCATTCAGCATAGCAACATTAGATGATTAACAGTTTCATTTGCACATAGTGCAACATCTTTGACAAATTCTGAATTCAGACAGATGCCAATTAAACACTCACATTATGCAAACACTGCACACACATAGGCTTTTGATGATCTGAGTCTTTAATTTTTCAGAGGCAAACATATAGTAGGGCTGGTTTGAGTGGCAGGGCTAAAGCAACTGACTGTAGACCAAAGTCAAGAAGTAAAGTCAGGAGAGGTGCATCTGCGACAACTGAAATTTGGATACTAATGtcgttttccaacagcaaggctcagatcaccatggcagtgttgccattgtttataaAAGGTTTCCTTTATATTGTCAAAAAAACGTGTCTCCAACACCCACTAACAAACCTGAAATAATTAGTGTGTACATTATACAATCAATAAATGAGAGAGAGCCTCAATCACATCATTAATTTATGCACTGTAGGCTACACATGAATTTTAGcaagttggttcctgtttcagtcatgttTTTGGTCACATTTGCATGGGTCGAACAAAAAcactaatgattggttgacaatagagccACCCACAATGCAGGTGATGGATGCAGGAGGAGGTTGgtgaagagcaactgcagaaacTTGGAGTCAAATcttcatgacctttgatcacatgacTTTTGTCAAGTTCATGCAGTCTACATATAGACCCACGTCAGAAATGTTTTAGCCCTAGAATGCAACACACTTTCAAAGGAGGTGACCAACAATTGTCACCGACTTGACAACAGTGATCCCCTAGAAGGTGCCCACTATCTCCATGAAATGTCTCCCTCATGTGGATGAAATAAAACACAAGACAACAACCCATCACATCATCCTCTGATCGTCTACCCTCTTTTGTGGACGCATTTTTTCCAATGTTGTCTCAACTTTGATTGCAGTACACATCCACAAACACAGACACTCGAATGCAGCTGTTTAGATACTGTAGCTATGCATACATCTCCAGCCCTTTCAAACTCAACATCTGCCAAGTAGTATTTTCCCTATTCTGTCTGATGTTTCCGCTTGGCACTCCATCCCTACTAATTATCCTTAATTCCAAGTCTTTGCCTTGAAAATTCCCATCCACTTTTTAAGGAATTTATTTGGATCAACTTTTCCTTCTCTTTGGTGTGTTGTTTTCTTCTCCTGTTTCTTTCAGCACAGCAGTCAGATAATCTGGTCTTTTTTCTGGTCTTTTATATTCACCCCAAGTGCTCCAATCCTTCTTT from Salvelinus alpinus chromosome 2, SLU_Salpinus.1, whole genome shotgun sequence carries:
- the LOC139544421 gene encoding uncharacterized protein isoform X3, with amino-acid sequence MAVMIGIAFRVFWLCCLLIGGITCSTSSDGYSAPGSHAAWLDAGSLRSKGYGNYNSPTAPLEAQLTEEQQKHLAAILQKQLAPMPQGPQKMWYPVQMPQQEKQPAAMIQQQTLPASYPKQPQAVLYPAQIPWNQPATVLQHQKEQASIPQLPQQVWYTVQIPQQQKQPATGPQQQKELTTMPQKQPAPMPPPQKQPATMHQQVWHPAQLPQQQKQPATEPHQQKEPAVLTQQPQQVLHPAQMLLKKLTAIPQQVWNPAQKPQQRKQLAAEPLQQIELTAMLQPQQVWHPAQFPQEQPVPMRQLQNELTAIPPHLWQSAQMPQQNKQPAAMLQQVWQPAPIPKQPHDVWYPAKMVQKQATMPQQEWHPAQNPQKQPALMLLPQKELTAIPQQPQQMWYPAQMPQKQPTAEPQQQKQLTALAQQVWSPAQMPQLHKQPAAEPQQQELHPVHMPQQQQKPATIPQQQPTAMPQQAWYPAQKPQLQKQPAAEPQQKIEPTAMPQLPQEVWHPAQFPQEQKQPAPMPLPQKELTAIPQQPRQVWYPAQMPQKQPNVLAQQVWTSAQCPQQQKEPATITWEELHPVHMPQQQQEPANIPQQVRYSAQMPQKYLASMPLPQKELTAMPQQEWHPAQNPQQQKQPALMLLPQKELTAIPQQPQQMWYPAQMPQKQPTAEPQQQKQLTALAQQVWSPAQMPQKHLASMLLPQKQLTTMPQQEMYPAQMPQQQLTPMPILQEQPTAILQQAWYPSQMPQQQKQLATMQQKQPAPMPQPQKQLTTMPQQEMYPAQMPQQQLTPKPILQEQPTAIPQQVWHPAQMHQQQNQPATEPQQQIQSTAMPQPPQQVWHPAQFPQEQKQPAPMHLPQKELTAIPQQLWQSAQMPQQHKQPAAMLQQVWHLAQKPHDVWYPGRMVHKQQVAALTAMPQTHQQVWHPAQFPQQQKQPASTPLPQKQLTDMPQQECQPGQIPQKQPAAEPQQNQLATIHQQVRNPAQRSQQRKQHTAVPQQQLTPMPQQLWHVAQMPQKQLAPMSQQKHYESTEDSPSASSQASIVEQSGVIPIYSYRSESHYKNGRTVFSQTRYTPREAMPVDSGNAPKDSYVGIGAPSIYPPLVKLSAR
- the LOC139544421 gene encoding involucrin-like isoform X5 → MAVMIGIAFRVFWLCCLLIGGITCSTSSDGYSAPGSHAAWLDAGSLRSKGYGNYNSPTAPLEAQLTEEQQKHLAAILQKQLAPMPQGPQKMWYPVQMPQQEKQPAAMIQQQTLPASYPKQPQAVLYPAQLPQQQKQPATEPHQQKEPAVLTQQPQQVLHPAQMLLKKLTAIPQQVWNPAQKPQQRKQLAAEPLQQIELTAMLQPQQVWHPAQFPQEQPVPMRQLQNELTAIPPHLWQSAQMPQQNKQPAAMLQQVWQPAPIPKQPHDVWYPAKMVQKQATMPQQEWHPAQNPQKQPALMLLPQKELTAIPQQPQQMWYPAQMPQKQPTAEPQQQKQLTALAQQVWSPAQMPQLHKQPAAEPQQQELHPVHMPQQQQKPATIPQQQPTAMPQQAWYPAQKPQLQKQPAAEPQQKIEPTAMPQLPQEVWHPAQFPQEQKQPAPMPLPQKELTAIPQQPRQVWYPAQMPQKQPNVLAQQVWTSAQCPQQQKEPATITWEELHPVHMPQQQQEPANIPQQVRYSAQMPQKYLASMPLPQKELTAMPQQEWHPAQNPQQQKQPALMLLPQKELTAIPQQPQQMWYPAQMPQKQPTAEPQQQKQLTALAQQVWSPAQMPQKHLASMLLPQKQLTTMPQQEMYPAQMPQQQLTPMPILQEQPTAILQQAWYPSQMPQQQKQLATMQQKQPAPMPQPQKQLTTMPQQEMYPAQMPQQQLTPKPILQEQPTAIPQQVWHPAQMHQQQNQPATEPQQQIQSTAMPQPPQQVWHPAQFPQEQKQPAPMHLPQKELTAIPQQLWQSAQMPQQHKQPAAMLQQVWHLAQKPHDVWYPGRMVHKQQVAALTAMPQTHQQVWHPAQFPQQQKQPASTPLPQKQLTDMPQQECQPGQIPQKQPAAEPQQNQLATIHQQVRNPAQRSQQRKQHTAVPQQQLTPMPQQLWHVAQMPQKQLAPMSQQKHYESTEDSPSASSQASIVEQSGVIPIYSYRSESHYKNGRTVFSQTRYTPREAMPVDSGNAPKDSYVGIGAPSIYPPLVKLSARKLLVLLLL
- the LOC139544421 gene encoding involucrin-like isoform X6; amino-acid sequence: MPQGPQKMWYPVQMPQQEKQPAAMIQQQTLPASYPKQPQAVLYPAQIPWNQPATVLQHQKEQASIPQLPQQVWYTVQIPQQQKQPATGPQQQKELTTMPQKQPAPMPPPQKQPATMHQQVWHPAQLPQQQKQPATEPHQQKEPAVLTQQPQQVLHPAQMLLKKLTAIPQQVWNPAQKPQQRKQLAAEPLQQIELTAMLQPQQVWHPAQFPQEQPVPMRQLQNELTAIPPHLWQSAQMPQQNKQPAAMLQQVWQPAPIPKQPHDVWYPAKMVQKQATMPQQEWHPAQNPQKQPALMLLPQKELTAIPQQPQQMWYPAQMPQKQPTAEPQQQKQLTALAQQVWSPAQMPQLHKQPAAEPQQQELHPVHMPQQQQKPATIPQQQPTAMPQQAWYPAQKPQLQKQPAAEPQQKIEPTAMPQLPQEVWHPAQFPQEQKQPAPMPLPQKELTAIPQQPRQVWYPAQMPQKQPNVLAQQVWTSAQCPQQQKEPATITWEELHPVHMPQQQQEPANIPQQVRYSAQMPQKYLASMPLPQKELTAMPQQEWHPAQNPQQQKQPALMLLPQKELTAIPQQPQQMWYPAQMPQKQPTAEPQQQKQLTALAQQVWSPAQMPQKHLASMLLPQKQLTTMPQQEMYPAQMPQQQLTPMPILQEQPTAILQQAWYPSQMPQQQKQLATMQQKQPAPMPQPQKQLTTMPQQEMYPAQMPQQQLTPKPILQEQPTAIPQQVWHPAQMHQQQNQPATEPQQQIQSTAMPQPPQQVWHPAQFPQEQKQPAPMHLPQKELTAIPQQLWQSAQMPQQHKQPAAMLQQVWHLAQKPHDVWYPGRMVHKQQVAALTAMPQTHQQVWHPAQFPQQQKQPASTPLPQKQLTDMPQQECQPGQIPQKQPAAEPQQNQLATIHQQVRNPAQRSQQRKQHTAVPQQQLTPMPQQLWHVAQMPQKQLAPMSQQKHYESTEDSPSASSQASIVEQSGVIPIYSYRSESHYKNGRTVFSQTRYTPREAMPVDSGNAPKDSYVGIGAPSIYPPLVKLSARKLLVLLLL
- the LOC139544421 gene encoding uncharacterized protein isoform X1; the protein is MAVMIGIAFRVFWLCCLLIGGITCSTSSDGYSAPGSHAAWLDAGSLRSKGYGNYNSPTAPLEAQLTEEQQKHLAAILQKQLAPMPQGPQKMWYPVQMPQQEKQPAAMIQQQTLPASYPKQPQAVLYPAQIPWNQPATVLQHQKEQASIPQLPQQVWYTVQIPQQQKQPATGPQQQKELTTMPQKQPAPMPPPQKQPATMHQQVWHPAQLPQQQKQPATEPHQQKEPAVLTQQPQQVLHPAQMLLKKLTAIPQQVWNPAQKPQQRKQLAAEPLQQIELTAMLQPQQVWHPAQFPQEQPVPMRQLQNELTAIPPHLWQSAQMPQQNKQPAAMLQQVWQPAPIPKQPHDVWYPAKMVQKQATMPQQEWHPAQNPQKQPALMLLPQKELTAIPQQPQQMWYPAQMPQKQPTAEPQQQKQLTALAQQVWSPAQMPQLHKQPAAEPQQQELHPVHMPQQQQKPATIPQQQPTAMPQQAWYPAQKPQLQKQPAAEPQQKIEPTAMPQLPQEVWHPAQFPQEQKQPAPMPLPQKELTAIPQQPRQVWYPAQMPQKQPNVLAQQVWTSAQCPQQQKEPATITWEELHPVHMPQQQQEPANIPQQVRYSAQMPQKYLASMPLPQKELTAMPQQEWHPAQNPQQQKQPALMLLPQKELTAIPQQPQQMWYPAQMPQKQPTAEPQQQKQLTALAQQVWSPAQMPQKHLASMLLPQKQLTTMPQQEMYPAQMPQQQLTPMPILQEQPTAILQQAWYPSQMPQQQKQLATMQQKQPAPMPQPQKQLTTMPQQEMYPAQMPQQQLTPKPILQEQPTAIPQQVWHPAQMHQQQNQPATEPQQQIQSTAMPQPPQQVWHPAQFPQEQKQPAPMHLPQKELTAIPQQLWQSAQMPQQHKQPAAMLQQVWHLAQKPHDVWYPGRMVHKQQVAALTAMPQTHQQVWHPAQFPQQQKQPASTPLPQKQLTDMPQQECQPGQIPQKQPAAEPQQNQLATIHQQVRNPAQRSQQRKQHTAVPQQQLTPMPQQLWHVAQMPQKQLAPMSQQKHYESTEDSPSASSQASIVEQSGVIPIYSYRSESHYKNGRTVFSQTRYTPREAMPVDSGNAPKDSYVGIGAPSIYPPLVKLSARKLLVLLLL
- the LOC139544421 gene encoding uncharacterized protein isoform X4; amino-acid sequence: MAVMIGIAFRVFWLCCLLIGGITCSTSSDGYSAPGSHAAWLDAGSLRSKGYGNYNSPTAPLEAQLTEEQQKHLAAILQKQLAPMPQGPQKMWYPVQMPQQEKQPAAMIQQQTLPASYPKQPQAVLYPAQIPWNQPATVLQHQKEQASIPQLPQQVWYTVQIPQQQKQPATGPQQQKELTTMPQKQPAPMPPPQKQPATMHQQVWHPAQLPQQQKQPATEPHQQKEPAVLTQQPQQVLHPAQMLLKKLTAIPQQVWNPAQKPQQRKQLAAEPLQQIELTAMLQPQQVWHPAQFPQEQPVPMRQLQNELTAIPPHLWQSAQMPQQNKQPAAMLQQVWQPAPIPKQPHDVWYPAKMVQKQATMPQQEWHPAQNPQKQPALMLLPQKELTAIPQQPQQMWYPAQMPQKQPTAEPQQQKQLTALAQQVWSPAQMPQLHKQPAAEPQQQELHPVHMPQQQQKPATIPQQQPTAMPQQAWYPAQKPQLQKQPAAEPQQKIEPTAMPQLPQEVWHPAQFPQEQKQPAPMPLPQKELTAIPQQPRQVWYPAQMPQKQPNVLAQQVWTSAQCPQQQKEPATITWEELHPVHMPQQQQEPANIPQQVRYSAQMPQKYLASMPLPQKELTAMPQQEWHPAQNPQQQKQPALMLLPQKELTAIPQQPQQMWYPAQMPQKQPTAEPQQQKQLTALAQQVWSPAQMPQKHLASMLLPQKQLTTMPQQEMYPAQMPQQQLTPMPILQEQPTAILQQAWYPSQMPQQQKQLATMQQKQPAPMPQPQKQLTTMPQQEMYPAQMPQQQLTPKPILQEQPTAIPQQVWHPAQMHQQQNQPATEPQQQIQSTAMPQPPQQVWHPAQFPQEQKQPAPMHLPQKELTAIPQQLWQSAQMPQQHKQPAAMLQQVWHLAQKPHDVWYPGRMVHKQQVAALTAMPQTHQQVWHPAQFPQQQKQPASTPLPQKQLTDMPQQECQPGQIPQKQPAAEPQQNQLATIHQQVRNPAQRSQQQLTPMPQQLWHVAQMPQKQLAPMSQQKHYESTEDSPSASSQASIVEQSGVIPIYSYRSESHYKNGRTVFSQTRYTPREAMPVDSGNAPKDSYVGIGAPSIYPPLVKLSARKLLVLLLL